A genomic region of Chlorobaculum parvum NCIB 8327 contains the following coding sequences:
- a CDS encoding FAD-dependent oxidoreductase yields MNGKNKKVLILGGGLAGLTAAKRLVDRGFEVKVLEKRSIYGGKVSAWKDDEGDWIESGTHCFFGAYNVLYDLMKEIKTYHAVDWKQHQLTYTLEGGNNFTFNTWDLPSPLHLLPAIIKNGYFTFGEMASFSKSLIPLALQKANYPPTQDHVTFAQWAEEKKFGKRLMDKMFRPMALALKFIPPEEISAKIILDVTETFYRIPDSSCMGFLKGSPQEYLHDPLVAHSRNKGAVFQSQSPVDELLFDGKQIRGVQLRNGEILDADYYLTALPIHDLCKVLPSSLKQHDRFFGNLDKLEGVPVISAQIWYDREISSIDNVLFSPDGIIPVYANLARTTPDYRTLRGERFEGKTRFEFCVAPARELMGLNKEEIIDRVDRSVRANFPKETQGAKILKSTLVKIPHSVYAPLPGMEVYRPTQKTPVSNLFISGGYSQQLYYDSMGGAVMSANLAVDALMKAAGENG; encoded by the coding sequence ATGAACGGAAAGAATAAAAAGGTACTGATTCTCGGCGGAGGTCTTGCCGGCCTGACCGCGGCAAAGCGACTCGTTGACCGCGGATTTGAGGTCAAGGTGCTTGAGAAGCGCTCCATTTACGGTGGCAAGGTTTCAGCCTGGAAAGATGACGAGGGTGACTGGATTGAATCCGGCACCCACTGTTTTTTCGGTGCCTACAACGTGCTCTACGATCTCATGAAAGAGATCAAAACGTACCACGCCGTCGACTGGAAGCAGCACCAGCTTACCTACACGCTTGAAGGGGGCAACAACTTCACGTTCAACACCTGGGATCTGCCCAGCCCGCTGCACCTTTTGCCGGCGATCATCAAGAATGGCTATTTCACTTTCGGCGAAATGGCTTCGTTCTCCAAATCGCTCATTCCGCTGGCGTTGCAGAAAGCCAACTATCCGCCGACGCAGGATCATGTGACCTTTGCGCAGTGGGCCGAAGAGAAGAAGTTCGGCAAGCGTCTGATGGACAAGATGTTCCGTCCGATGGCGCTCGCACTCAAGTTCATTCCGCCGGAGGAGATTTCAGCCAAGATCATTCTCGACGTTACCGAGACCTTCTACCGCATCCCGGATTCTTCCTGCATGGGCTTTCTGAAAGGCTCCCCGCAGGAGTACCTCCATGATCCGTTGGTGGCGCACTCGCGCAACAAGGGCGCGGTGTTCCAGAGCCAGTCACCGGTGGACGAACTGCTCTTCGACGGTAAACAGATTCGCGGTGTGCAGTTGCGCAACGGCGAGATTCTCGATGCTGATTACTACCTGACTGCGTTGCCAATTCACGATCTGTGCAAGGTGTTGCCGTCGTCGCTCAAGCAGCACGACCGCTTTTTCGGTAATCTCGACAAACTCGAAGGAGTACCGGTCATTTCGGCGCAGATCTGGTACGACCGTGAGATCTCTTCGATCGATAACGTCCTTTTCAGCCCTGATGGCATCATTCCGGTGTACGCCAACCTGGCTCGTACCACGCCCGATTACCGCACCCTGCGCGGCGAGCGCTTCGAGGGCAAGACGCGCTTCGAGTTCTGCGTTGCGCCTGCCAGGGAGCTGATGGGGCTGAACAAAGAGGAGATCATCGACAGGGTTGACCGCAGTGTGCGCGCCAACTTCCCGAAAGAGACGCAGGGCGCCAAAATTCTGAAATCCACACTGGTCAAGATTCCGCATTCGGTTTATGCGCCGCTGCCGGGCATGGAGGTCTATCGCCCGACGCAGAAAACGCCGGTGAGCAACCTGTTCATTTCCGGCGGCTACTCGCAGCAGCTCTACTACGATTCCATGGGCGGCGCAGTCATGAGCGCTAACCTGGCCGTCGATGCGCTCATGAAGGCGGCCGGTGAAAATGGGTGA
- a CDS encoding type I secretion system permease/ATPase yields MIQPEKKSEVREALFSLSPWVLRVLLFSIVTNILVLTPSGYMLEVYDRVVNSRNHQTLLMLTILVVGLYLMLEALEWVRSGIMQEAAFSFDRRMRRRAFDTAFAARLKNLPLGAASQVTADLKTVRDAISSHVILSFIDAPLALLVLIILFLMHPLLGWFSVIGAVVQVMIGFFNERRIREPLSKATRGSNASQIYAGSILRNAQVIRSMGMLGHLRERWLAKQREFIANQADASDTAGTNAALSKLLQSLLSSSLLGIGCWLTLEGNLGGSGMIVGSILGGKVLSPLVQIIANWRQVENAREAVVRLDGMLRSFPAPESAMALPAPKGALSVEGVIAGAPGSPAQILKGVGFRVAPGDSLAVVGPSASGKTTLARLLTGIWPPMTGKVRLDGSDIYAWNKEELGPHVGYMPQTVELFDGTIAENIARFGKPDVDKVQAACQMVGLDEFIASLPDGFDTRIGEDGAFLSGGQRQRVALARAVYGMPSFVVLDEPNSNLDTDGDAALIHTLQQLKKAGSTVIIMTHRMNILQVVGFMLVLVDGQIKHFGPKEQVLAALKGQQPSASQAAPKPQPQQPQGISLIPAPGGQA; encoded by the coding sequence ATGATTCAGCCCGAAAAGAAATCTGAAGTTCGAGAAGCGCTCTTTTCACTCAGTCCGTGGGTGCTTCGCGTGCTGCTTTTCAGTATCGTTACCAATATCCTCGTTCTTACGCCAAGCGGTTATATGCTTGAGGTCTATGACAGGGTGGTCAACAGCCGGAACCACCAGACCTTGCTGATGCTGACCATTCTTGTCGTTGGTCTCTACCTCATGCTCGAAGCCTTGGAATGGGTGCGTTCCGGCATTATGCAGGAGGCCGCGTTCTCGTTTGACCGCCGAATGCGTCGCCGTGCGTTCGACACCGCGTTCGCCGCGCGCCTGAAGAATCTTCCCCTCGGTGCTGCATCCCAGGTGACAGCCGATCTCAAAACGGTCAGGGATGCGATCTCTTCGCACGTTATCCTCTCCTTTATCGATGCGCCGCTTGCCTTGCTGGTGCTGATTATCCTTTTCCTGATGCATCCGCTGCTTGGGTGGTTTTCGGTGATTGGTGCGGTTGTTCAGGTGATGATCGGTTTTTTCAACGAACGGCGTATTCGCGAACCGCTTTCGAAGGCAACGCGAGGTTCGAATGCTTCACAGATTTATGCCGGAAGCATTCTGCGCAACGCCCAGGTGATCCGTTCGATGGGGATGCTTGGCCATCTGCGTGAGCGTTGGCTGGCAAAGCAGCGGGAGTTCATCGCCAATCAGGCGGACGCTTCTGATACGGCGGGTACCAATGCGGCTTTATCGAAGCTGCTGCAATCGCTGCTAAGTTCCTCGTTGCTCGGTATCGGCTGCTGGCTGACGCTGGAGGGGAATCTGGGGGGATCGGGGATGATCGTCGGTTCCATTCTCGGTGGCAAGGTGCTCAGCCCGCTGGTGCAGATCATTGCCAACTGGCGGCAGGTTGAAAACGCCCGCGAGGCGGTTGTGCGTCTCGATGGCATGTTGCGCTCCTTTCCGGCTCCCGAGAGCGCAATGGCGCTTCCCGCCCCAAAAGGAGCGCTTTCGGTCGAAGGCGTGATTGCCGGGGCGCCTGGTAGCCCGGCGCAAATTCTCAAAGGCGTAGGTTTTCGCGTTGCGCCTGGTGATTCGCTGGCTGTGGTCGGACCGTCAGCATCAGGCAAAACCACGCTGGCCCGCCTGCTCACCGGCATCTGGCCTCCGATGACCGGTAAGGTGCGGCTCGACGGCAGCGACATCTACGCATGGAACAAGGAGGAGCTGGGGCCGCACGTCGGCTATATGCCGCAAACCGTTGAGCTGTTCGACGGCACCATCGCAGAAAATATTGCTCGGTTCGGTAAGCCGGACGTTGACAAGGTGCAGGCAGCCTGCCAGATGGTAGGGCTTGATGAGTTCATCGCGAGTCTGCCGGACGGATTCGATACGCGAATCGGTGAAGATGGGGCGTTTCTCTCCGGTGGTCAGCGCCAGCGCGTGGCGCTTGCCCGCGCGGTCTATGGCATGCCCAGCTTCGTGGTGCTTGACGAGCCCAACTCAAACCTCGATACCGACGGCGACGCGGCGCTCATCCACACACTTCAGCAGCTCAAGAAGGCTGGAAGCACAGTGATTATCATGACGCATCGCATGAACATTCTTCAGGTTGTAGGCTTCATGCTGGTGCTGGTCGACGGCCAGATCAAGCACTTTGGTCCGAAAGAGCAGGTGCTCGCCGCGCTCAAGGGTCAGCAACCGTCAGCGTCTCAAGCCGCGCCAAAACCTCAGCCGCAGCAACCCCAAGGTATATCACTGATTCCAGCTCCTGGAGGACAGGCATGA
- a CDS encoding type I secretion system permease/ATPase, whose product MKPGSWFDKSELTRRLWSFRREFLWVGLFSMIANLLMLTPTLYMLQLYDRVLKGRSELTLIVVTLLMVFFYGIMVVAEWLRSRLLVRGGVRMDEAMNAIVFNASFEKNLKQAGSNPSEAMGDLSAIRQFLTGNGIFAFFDIPWTPIYIAVIFLLHPVLGWISILFSIIQLVVAWGNHKATINDIERSSKAGSESNAYFFSKLRNIEPIHAMGMTGSLREQWIARHEQALAYNGETLHKQHRQQAFSKFVRYVMQSLTLGAGALMVINGEMSAGGMIAGNVLMSRALQPLDLLIVVWKPFIQARDAFSRLEKLFGDFPEAAPKPERPAPQGDVRIDGLVATAPGRTEPILHGLDATFAPGTVTAIIGPSGSGKSTLARCLVGAWPETQGRVLYDEQPIESWNREELGPSIGYLPQDIELFEGTIAENISRFAETDSSKVIEATQRTGIHEAILRFPNGYNSQIGEAGGMLSGGQRQRIGLARALYGNPSVVVLDEPNSNLDDAGEKALVKVLNDLKASGKTVVLITHRMNILGAADRLMVMKEGRIEHFGPRDGVLEVLSAQKAAAKPASRPAPKPAPAEQNVEG is encoded by the coding sequence ATGAAGCCGGGGTCGTGGTTCGATAAAAGCGAGCTGACGCGTCGCCTATGGTCGTTCCGCAGGGAGTTTCTCTGGGTCGGCCTGTTCAGCATGATCGCCAATCTGCTGATGTTGACCCCGACGCTCTACATGCTGCAACTCTACGACCGCGTCCTTAAGGGCCGGAGTGAGCTGACCCTCATCGTCGTCACGCTGCTCATGGTGTTTTTTTACGGGATCATGGTAGTGGCCGAGTGGCTGCGTTCGAGGCTGCTGGTGCGCGGCGGTGTGCGGATGGACGAAGCGATGAACGCTATCGTTTTCAATGCCAGCTTCGAGAAAAATCTCAAGCAGGCGGGTTCAAATCCATCCGAAGCGATGGGCGATCTTTCGGCGATCCGCCAGTTCCTGACTGGCAACGGCATTTTCGCCTTTTTCGATATCCCCTGGACGCCCATCTACATTGCGGTTATCTTTCTGCTCCATCCCGTGCTCGGCTGGATTTCGATCCTGTTCAGCATCATCCAGCTCGTGGTGGCCTGGGGGAACCACAAGGCGACCATCAACGATATCGAGCGGTCGAGCAAGGCGGGTAGTGAGAGTAACGCCTACTTCTTCAGCAAGCTGCGCAACATCGAGCCGATCCACGCGATGGGCATGACCGGCAGCCTCCGCGAGCAGTGGATTGCCAGGCATGAGCAGGCGCTGGCTTACAACGGCGAAACCTTGCACAAGCAGCACCGGCAGCAGGCCTTTTCAAAGTTCGTACGCTACGTCATGCAGTCGCTGACGCTTGGCGCGGGTGCCCTGATGGTCATCAACGGTGAGATGAGCGCCGGCGGGATGATTGCCGGCAACGTGCTCATGTCGCGTGCGCTGCAACCGCTCGACTTGTTGATCGTTGTCTGGAAGCCCTTTATTCAGGCTCGTGACGCTTTTTCCCGTCTCGAAAAGCTGTTTGGCGATTTTCCGGAAGCCGCGCCAAAACCGGAGCGCCCGGCCCCGCAGGGAGATGTGCGGATTGACGGCCTTGTCGCCACCGCGCCTGGACGGACGGAGCCGATCCTGCACGGTCTCGATGCTACCTTTGCCCCCGGGACGGTTACGGCGATCATCGGTCCCTCTGGCTCGGGCAAGTCAACGCTGGCCCGCTGCCTGGTCGGCGCGTGGCCGGAGACGCAGGGGCGTGTGCTGTACGACGAGCAGCCGATCGAGAGCTGGAACCGCGAAGAGCTTGGCCCTTCGATCGGATACCTGCCGCAGGATATCGAACTGTTCGAGGGCACGATTGCCGAAAACATTTCCCGCTTCGCAGAGACCGATTCGTCGAAAGTGATTGAAGCCACGCAGCGTACCGGTATTCACGAGGCGATTCTGCGCTTTCCGAACGGCTACAATTCGCAGATCGGCGAGGCGGGCGGAATGCTTTCGGGCGGTCAACGCCAGCGTATCGGCCTCGCACGTGCTCTGTATGGCAATCCCTCGGTAGTTGTGCTTGACGAACCGAACTCAAATCTTGACGATGCGGGTGAAAAAGCGCTCGTAAAGGTGCTGAACGACTTGAAAGCTTCCGGCAAAACGGTCGTGCTGATTACCCACCGCATGAACATTCTCGGGGCCGCCGACCGGCTCATGGTGATGAAAGAGGGGCGGATCGAGCATTTCGGCCCGCGTGACGGCGTGCTCGAAGTGTTGAGCGCGCAAAAAGCGGCAGCTAAACCAGCGTCAAGACCAGCCCCGAAACCTGCACCAGCCGAACAAAACGTAGAAGGATAA
- a CDS encoding HlyD family efflux transporter periplasmic adaptor subunit — MKTGDFFKGKQDAKSGDENGALEPRHTDTRSPVRIGIIVLIIGFGGFLLWAAFAPLDEGVPCQGLVSIATKRKVVQHRYGGTVTAVHVQEGQHVKKGDLLILLDDQTAKARYVEIHQHYLGLRAAEARLLAEERGASKMTLHPDLLSDPDQELVKRLVRTQKELLQSRMEIMRLMQAQLAGMKSLAAEGFAPLSQQRDLEIRIAQLRADSQSELARVQNEVKADAEKSKALAQELADTRITSPADGQVVGLQVQTVGAVIQPGQKVMDVVPLDEPLLIEAKIAPHLIDKVRTGLTVDLHFTAFSHTPQMVVPGKVESVSSDLLTESPSGAQPAVSYYLARIAVTPEGMQELGDHKIQAGMPVLAVIKTGERSMLTYILHPLMQRMAASLKEE; from the coding sequence ATGAAGACAGGCGACTTTTTCAAAGGCAAGCAAGACGCGAAATCCGGCGACGAGAACGGCGCGCTGGAGCCCCGGCACACCGACACCCGCAGTCCGGTGCGCATCGGCATCATCGTGCTCATCATCGGCTTCGGCGGCTTTCTGCTCTGGGCTGCGTTCGCCCCGCTGGACGAGGGGGTGCCTTGCCAGGGGCTGGTGAGCATCGCTACCAAGCGCAAGGTGGTGCAGCATCGCTATGGCGGCACGGTGACCGCAGTGCACGTGCAGGAGGGGCAGCATGTGAAAAAGGGCGATCTCTTGATTCTGCTCGACGACCAGACGGCCAAAGCCCGATATGTCGAAATCCATCAGCACTATCTCGGCCTTCGCGCAGCCGAGGCGCGTCTGCTTGCCGAAGAGCGTGGTGCTTCGAAGATGACACTGCATCCTGACTTGTTGTCCGATCCCGACCAGGAATTGGTCAAGCGTCTGGTCAGGACGCAAAAGGAGCTGCTGCAATCGCGCATGGAGATCATGAGGCTGATGCAGGCGCAGCTTGCAGGTATGAAGAGCCTTGCTGCAGAGGGGTTTGCGCCGTTGAGCCAGCAACGCGACCTTGAAATCAGGATTGCGCAGTTGCGTGCCGACAGTCAGTCGGAACTGGCCCGAGTGCAGAACGAAGTCAAAGCCGATGCGGAGAAATCGAAGGCGTTGGCCCAGGAGCTTGCCGATACCCGGATCACCTCTCCGGCAGACGGTCAGGTTGTCGGACTTCAGGTGCAGACTGTAGGCGCGGTGATCCAACCCGGGCAGAAGGTGATGGATGTCGTGCCGCTCGACGAGCCCCTGCTTATCGAGGCAAAAATCGCGCCGCATCTTATCGATAAGGTACGTACCGGTCTGACAGTTGATCTCCACTTCACAGCGTTTTCCCACACGCCGCAAATGGTTGTTCCCGGCAAGGTCGAGTCGGTGTCAAGCGATTTGCTGACTGAATCTCCATCCGGCGCGCAGCCGGCCGTCTCCTACTATCTGGCCCGTATCGCGGTGACGCCCGAGGGGATGCAGGAGCTTGGTGATCACAAGATCCAGGCGGGCATGCCGGTGCTTGCGGTTATCAAAACCGGCGAGCGTTCCATGCTCACCTATATCCTTCACCCGCTGATGCAGCGCATGGCGGCATCCCTGAAGGAGGAGTAA
- a CDS encoding TolC family outer membrane protein, producing MAAQAKSLSLKEAYEHALQYDAQYRSAEADTRIAKEEVSKAAAAFMPNIKAATSKGRSRTDSETPYSSREGVYYSTQSHSVSLRQPLFNLGSIASWKQAHAVKAKSEELFRSEHASLIVRTAEQFCNVLFSQDNITFASAQVEATKEQLEQSKKRFEKGFGTITEINEAQASFDLAVADHADAIAGLENSSRELERITGIYTDELCRLDPERLVLARPEPQNVEAWVALAEEHNGRIGAARQEVEITRKEIDKTKASRYPQLDLWAGRSYSVSENNYTIGSTYDTWSVNVQLSMPIYTGGYTSAAVRQAWARRLKAQEGLHFQERESLTRVRRYYQAQINSIAQVRAYEQAAKSAEIALEGTRKGFQAGFRTNAEVLDAVKKLYDIRRSLARARYQYILNRLMLRDAAGLLSESDLDGIDEFFVLAGS from the coding sequence ATGGCAGCACAGGCCAAGTCCCTCTCGTTGAAAGAGGCCTACGAACATGCGTTGCAGTATGACGCGCAGTACCGTTCCGCCGAGGCCGACACCCGGATCGCCAAAGAGGAGGTTTCGAAAGCGGCGGCAGCCTTCATGCCCAACATCAAGGCAGCTACTTCGAAAGGACGCAGCCGTACCGACAGCGAGACTCCCTACAGCTCCAGGGAGGGTGTCTATTACAGCACTCAAAGTCACAGCGTTTCACTCCGCCAGCCGCTTTTCAATCTTGGCAGCATTGCATCCTGGAAACAGGCCCACGCCGTGAAAGCCAAGAGCGAAGAGCTGTTCCGCAGCGAGCACGCTTCGTTGATTGTCCGGACGGCCGAACAGTTTTGCAATGTGCTCTTTTCGCAGGACAACATTACCTTCGCCAGCGCCCAGGTCGAAGCCACAAAAGAGCAGCTCGAACAGTCGAAGAAACGGTTTGAAAAAGGGTTCGGCACCATCACCGAAATCAACGAGGCGCAGGCAAGCTTCGATTTGGCGGTTGCCGATCACGCCGATGCCATTGCCGGTCTGGAAAACAGTTCCCGCGAACTTGAACGCATCACCGGAATTTATACCGACGAGCTTTGCCGGCTCGATCCGGAGCGCCTTGTCCTTGCCCGCCCGGAACCGCAGAATGTCGAAGCCTGGGTGGCGCTTGCAGAGGAGCATAACGGCAGGATCGGTGCGGCGCGTCAGGAGGTTGAAATCACTCGCAAGGAGATCGACAAGACCAAAGCTTCACGGTATCCCCAACTCGATCTCTGGGCCGGACGAAGCTATTCGGTCAGCGAGAACAACTATACCATTGGCTCGACGTATGATACCTGGTCGGTCAACGTGCAATTGAGCATGCCGATCTATACCGGTGGGTACACCAGCGCCGCTGTTCGCCAGGCTTGGGCTCGCCGTCTCAAGGCGCAGGAAGGGCTTCATTTTCAGGAACGGGAGTCGCTTACCAGAGTCAGGCGTTACTATCAGGCCCAGATCAACAGCATCGCGCAGGTCAGGGCATATGAACAGGCAGCCAAATCTGCTGAAATCGCCCTTGAAGGCACCAGAAAAGGGTTTCAGGCCGGTTTCAGGACTAACGCCGAAGTGCTCGATGCGGTGAAGAAACTGTATGATATCCGGCGAAGTCTTGCCCGGGCGCGATACCAGTATATCCTCAACAGGCTCATGCTCAGGGATGCGGCCGGATTGCTCAGCGAGTCTGATCTTGACGGGATCGATGAGTTTTTTGTTCTCGCTGGCTCATAA
- a CDS encoding SO_0444 family Cu/Zn efflux transporter, which translates to MTEALGVVFTIILASWSVLLDAAPWVLFGFLVAGLVKAFVPEELVQAHLGGGLWSIVKASAIGVPIPLCSCGVIPAAAGLKKQGAGKGAVASFLVSTPETGIDSIAITYALLDPLMTIFRPIAAFVTAIATGVSVSFTGKAEPAAPATESECGTQDSGCSCGCGHKKVEKPGVVQKIKSGLSFSFGELLGDVGGWLLGGVLLAGLISVFVSGEFVERYLSNDVVAMIMMLAISVPMYVCATSSTPIVAALALKGISPGAALVFLLAGPATNAASLPVISKLLGKKGTVVYLAVIIVMSLLFGILVNHLYGWLGFDPKHWATGAAREESGVLAISSAILLILLILRTRISSWRTARQR; encoded by the coding sequence ATGACCGAAGCTTTGGGCGTTGTTTTCACTATTATTTTGGCCTCCTGGTCGGTACTGCTCGACGCTGCACCATGGGTGCTGTTCGGATTTTTGGTTGCTGGTCTCGTCAAGGCGTTTGTGCCCGAAGAGTTGGTGCAGGCTCATCTTGGCGGCGGCTTGTGGAGTATCGTCAAGGCTTCGGCGATCGGCGTGCCGATTCCGTTGTGCAGTTGCGGGGTGATTCCTGCGGCGGCTGGCCTCAAAAAACAGGGCGCGGGGAAGGGGGCGGTGGCCTCGTTTCTTGTTTCCACCCCGGAGACCGGCATCGATTCGATTGCGATTACCTACGCCTTGCTCGATCCCCTGATGACCATTTTCAGACCCATCGCGGCGTTCGTGACGGCCATCGCGACCGGTGTCTCTGTCTCGTTTACCGGCAAGGCTGAGCCAGCAGCACCTGCAACGGAGTCTGAGTGCGGTACGCAGGATTCTGGCTGTTCATGCGGTTGTGGTCACAAGAAAGTCGAGAAGCCGGGCGTCGTTCAGAAAATAAAATCGGGCCTTTCCTTTTCTTTCGGCGAATTGCTTGGCGATGTTGGAGGCTGGCTGCTGGGCGGCGTGCTGCTTGCGGGCCTGATTTCGGTTTTCGTTTCCGGGGAGTTTGTCGAGCGTTACCTGTCGAACGATGTTGTCGCCATGATTATGATGCTGGCGATTTCGGTGCCGATGTACGTCTGCGCCACCTCGTCAACGCCCATTGTCGCAGCGCTTGCGCTCAAAGGCATTTCGCCCGGCGCGGCGCTTGTGTTCCTGCTTGCCGGTCCGGCGACCAACGCCGCCTCGTTGCCGGTGATCTCGAAACTGCTCGGCAAAAAGGGCACGGTGGTTTATCTGGCGGTTATCATCGTGATGTCGCTCCTGTTCGGCATCCTTGTCAATCACCTCTACGGCTGGCTTGGCTTCGATCCGAAGCATTGGGCGACCGGCGCTGCGCGCGAGGAAAGTGGCGTACTGGCCATTTCGTCAGCCATTCTGCTCATTTTGCTGATACTGCGCACTCGCATCTCTTCCTGGCGAACGGCTCGTCAGCGTTGA
- a CDS encoding SagB/ThcOx family dehydrogenase encodes MNKQLIDHYREFLKDNIRQRIDFSQTDQNRRIPPPPLEKPIPEGAETIPLPPLEKAKLAGNIDLWSAIGQRESCRFYSDEPLSLDELSLLLWATQGVRLKLDAGHALRTVPSAGCRHAFETYLCVLNVKGLEKGIYRYLPLEHALLFSHAPDQLEQSIVQATLGQRFTGDAAVTFIWTALPYRMEWRYGLAAHKVIALDAGHVCQNLYLACEAIGAGTCAIAAYHQDGMDELIDVDGKEEFTIYLAPVGKKEA; translated from the coding sequence ATGAACAAGCAGCTCATCGATCACTACCGCGAGTTTTTGAAAGACAACATCCGGCAGCGCATCGACTTCTCGCAGACCGACCAGAACCGTCGCATTCCGCCGCCGCCGCTTGAAAAGCCGATTCCGGAAGGCGCGGAGACGATCCCCCTGCCGCCGCTCGAAAAGGCGAAGCTTGCGGGCAACATCGACCTCTGGTCAGCCATCGGGCAACGCGAAAGTTGCCGGTTCTATTCCGATGAACCGCTCTCGCTCGACGAACTCTCGCTCCTGCTCTGGGCAACGCAGGGTGTCCGGCTGAAGCTCGACGCGGGCCACGCCTTGCGGACGGTACCCTCTGCGGGGTGCCGTCACGCTTTCGAGACCTACCTCTGCGTGCTGAACGTCAAAGGGCTGGAGAAAGGCATCTATCGCTATCTGCCGCTCGAACATGCGTTGCTTTTTTCGCACGCGCCGGACCAGCTCGAACAAAGCATCGTCCAGGCAACGCTCGGGCAGCGCTTCACAGGCGACGCTGCAGTCACCTTCATCTGGACGGCGCTTCCCTACCGGATGGAGTGGCGCTATGGGCTCGCCGCGCATAAGGTGATCGCACTCGACGCGGGCCACGTCTGCCAGAACCTCTACCTCGCCTGCGAGGCCATCGGCGCGGGCACTTGCGCCATCGCGGCATATCATCAGGATGGAATGGACGAATTAATCGACGTGGACGGCAAAGAGGAGTTCACGATCTACCTCGCGCCGGTCGGCAAAAAAGAAGCGTAA